The DNA window CTGGCGCCCATCGTGCCACGCGGCACCGACAAGTTCCGGGCAGTGGGGGATTCGCCCCGGCACGTCCCCGGCCCCGGCCTCGCCGGACCGCTGATTACCTGACAGGTAATCGTGGCGCTTCCCTCGGAAAGGTAGGTTTTCCGACATGGGAGCGGTAGCCGTACGAGATGAGACTTTTGGTGAGTTGTTGCGGTCGTGGCGGCAGCGGCGGCGGGTGAGCCAGCTCGACCTGGCCATCGAGGCCGAGGTGTCGGCCCGCCACATCAGTTTCCTGGAGACCGGCCGGGCCCGGCCGAGCAGGGAGATGGTGCGGAGGCTGGCCGAGGAGCTGCAGGTGCCGCTGCGGCAGCGCAACGCGCTGCTGACCGCGGCCGGCTTCGCGCCGATGTACCCCGAGCGGGAGGTGCGCGCGCCGGAGCTGGGGCTCGTGCGCCAGGCGCTGGACCGGATCCTCGCCGGGCACGAGCCGTACCCGGCGGTCGTGGTGGACGCCGCGTGGAACCTGGTGGCCGCCAACGCGGCGGCCGCGATGTTCATGGACGGGGTGCCGGCCGAGCTGCTGCGGGAGCCGGTCAACGTGATGCGGCTGTCGCTGCACCCGCAGGCGATGGGCGGGCGGCTGCTCAACCTGGCGGAGGTGCGCGCCCACCTGCTGCCCCCGCTCCGGCGGCAGGCCGAGACCTCGGGCGACCCGCGGCTGGCCGAGCTGTACGAGGAACTGGCCGGCTACACCTATCCCGGCGTGGACCTCAACGTGGCCCACGTGCCAGGACCGGCCGACATCCTGGTGCCGCTGCGTATCGCGCACGGCGACCGGGTGCTGTCGATGTTCACGACGATCGCGACGTTCGGCACGCCGCTGGACGTGACGGTGTCGGAGCTGGCGATCGAGACGTTCTGGCCGGGCGACGAGGAGACCGCCGCGGCCTTCCGCCGCACCTGATCAGGACCGTCAGCTCACGGCGTGGGGGACGTCCCGGTGGATGCGGGACAGCGGGACGCCGTCGGACTGCAGGCGGCGCACGGTCTCGCCGACCATGGCGGGCGGGCCGCACACGTACACGTCGTGCTCGATCCAGGACTGGAAGCGCTGCGTCACCTCGGGCAGTCCGCCGCTCATCCCCGCCCAGGACGGGTCGCCGGAGACCACCGGCACCACCCGCAGCGACGGGAACGCGGCGGCCATCCTGAGCAGGTCGGGCAGGTCGTAGAGCTCGGCGGCGGTGCGGGCGCCGTACAGCAGGTGGATGTTGGGCCGCCGGCCGGAGGCGATGACGTCCTCGACGATCGACTTCAGCGGCGCGAGGCCGGTGCCGCCCGCCACGCACAGGATGTCGCGCCCGGTCTGCCCGTCCGGCGCCATCGTGCCCATGGCCGGGCCCAGCAGGACCGTGTCGCCCACGGCGGTGTGCCGGGTCAGCGCCGTCGACACCCAGCCGCCGGGGACCGAGCGCACGTGCAGCTGGATCGTGTTGTCCGGGCGCGGGGCGTTGGCGATGGAGAACGTCCGCCACACGCGCGGCCAGCGGGCGGTCTGCACGTTGACGTACTGGCCCGGCCGGTACGGCAGCCGCTGCGCCGGCCGCAGCGTGATGACCGCGATGTCGCGGTGGCGCAGCTCGTGGCCGACGACGTCGGCCGGCCACCAGGGCGGGGAGACGTCGGCGTCGGCCGCCCGGATCATGGAGTTGGCCGCGGCGGTGTACGCCGACACCCACGCCGCCTCGATCTCGTGGTCCCAGCTGTCGGCCGCGAAGCGGCGGACCGTGGCGAGCAGCGCGTTGCCGATGGCGGTGTAGTGCTCGGCGAGGACTCCGTACTTGCGGTGGTCCCTGCCGAGCTGACTCAGGTAGGAGTCGAGCCCGTCGGGACTGTCGAGACTCCAGACGATGCGGGCCAGCGCGCCGAACAGGCGGTCGCGCTGGACGTCCATGGCGGGCGGGAACATGGCGCGCAGATGCGGGTTCTCGGCGAACAAGCGGCCGTAGAAATAGGCGGTGGCCCGCTCTGCGTGCTGCTCGACGACGGAGAAACTCTCTTTTACCAGGCGCGGATTCAACGACATTGTACGCAACCCCACTTCGCCGGCCGGAGAAACGCTCCGGTCCTCGTCGTTCCACCTCCCTGACGGCTCCGGGTGACGAGCGGCGCGGCCGGCCCCGGCTGCCACGCGCTCGCAAAGGAGTCTTACACCCCGCCTGACGCGTCACAACCGTTTCGCCGCAATACGGTGCGAATTTCTCCGCGATCGCTTTTCTCGTATTGAGGAGGGCAATTAACGCGAACAAAAGTCGTGTTCGCTTTTTGGTGGAGGCGGAGGCCCGCCGCCGGCTCAGCTCAGGAACGCCGGGCGGAGCATGGTGAAGACGCGGTCCGTCAGCTCCAGCCGGTCGGCGGGGACGCGGTCCGGGCCCGCCGCGAGCGCCTGGCCCGGGAGGCGGTCGCCTGACAGGCGGCAGTGAAGCGGACGAAAGGCGGAAGTCCGATGTGGTGGGATCTTTCGGAGAAGTGACATACCGGAAAGCGCGTACGCCATGATGGGCGTCAAGCCGTCGGCGCCGACGGGCCGGCGGCGGCACCGACTCCATCCTGCCCCCGGGAGAGCGCATGTCCCGACCGCTGATCGGCATCACCGCCTACTACGAGGCCGCCCGCTGGGGCGACTGGGTGAGGGAGGCGGTCCTGTCGCCTCCCTCCTACGCCAAGGCGGTGCTGCGGGCGGGCGGAGCGCCGGTGGTCCTGCCGCCGGTCAGCTCGTACGCCGTGGAGGACTACGTACGCGGGCTGAGCGGCCTCGTCCTCACCGGCGGCGTCGAGGTGGGCGCGGACGCCTACAACGGCGAGCAGGACGCCCGCGTCCCCGAGCCGCAGCCCAACCGCGACCGCTTCGAGCTGGCCCTGGCCCGTGCCGCCGTCCGCGCCGACGTGCCCGTCCTCGCCATCGCCCGCGGTATGCACGTGCTCAACGTCGCCCAGGGCGGCAGCCTGATCCCGTGGCTGCCCGACTCCCTCGACAGCGACCGCCACGCCGCGCCCGGCGCCCACACGATCCAGGTGAGCGTGACCAGCAGGCTCGGCAAGGCCGTCGGCGACCGCGTCGAGGTGGTCGCGCCGCACCACCAGTCCGTACGCCGTCTCGGCACCGGCCTGCTGGCCGTCGCCTGGGCCGAGGACCAGATCGTCGAGGGCGTCGAGCTGCAGGGACACCGTTTCGGCGTGGGCGTGCAGTGGCATCCCGAACGGGGCGGGGACACCCGGCTCTTCGATGCGTTCATGGAGGCGGCCCGCTAGGCTGCGATCATGCCGCTGCACCCCCAGGCGCGGGACTTCCTGGCCACCGTCGCTTCCGACGAGGGCGCCGGCCACGACGCCCGCACGCTGGAGGACATCCGGCGCGCCCGCGCGGCCCCCGACCCGTTCGTGCTGCACCGCGGCCCGCTGACCACGCTGCCCTTCGTCCGCGACGAGCTGGCCGAGGCCGTCCCGATCCGGGTCTACCGCGCCGACCCCGGCGACGGGCCGCTGCCGGTCGTCGTCTACTTCCACGGCGGCGGCTTCGTCGGCGGCAGCGTCAAGCGCTCCGACGCGATGGGCCGCTTCCTCGCCGTCCGCACCGGCGCGGTGGTGGTGTCGGCCGGCTACCGGCTCGCCCCCGAGCACCCGTTCCCCGCGGCGGCCGACGACGCCTGGACGGTCGTGCGCGACATCTTCGCCCGGCCCGCCTTCTACCAGAGCAACGGCGTCGTGGCCGTCGCCGGCGAGAGCGCGGGCGGCAACCTCGCCGCCGTGGCCGCCTGGCAGGCCCGCGACGCCGGCCTGCGCCTGGCCCACCAGGCGCTGGCCTGCCCCCTCCTCGACGCCGCGATGGAGCTGCCCAGCCACCGCGACTACGCCAAGGGCTACGCCCTGTCGGCCGCCGAGCTGGCCTGGTCCCTGCGCTGTTACGCCGGCGGCGCCGACCCCGCCGACCCGCGCCTGTCGCCGCTGCGGCTGCCCGACGTCGCCGGCCTGCCGCCCGCGACCGTGGTGACCGCCGAGTACGACGTGCTGCGCGACGAGGGCGAGGCGTACGCCCGCCGCCTGGCCGAGGCCGGCGTGCCGGCCGAGTGCCGCCGCTGGGACGGCGCCCTGCACGGCTTCACCGCCCTGCCGGGCCTGTTCGACCAGGGCGCCGAGGCCCGCGACTACCTGGCCGCCCGGCTCAGGCAGGCCCTTTGAGCAAGGAGCACCGGTGAAGGACGACGCCTACGCCCGCTACGAGAAGCTGCGCCTCGACACCCCGGCCGACGGCGTGCTGCGCGTCACGATCAGCGAGCCGTCCCGGCTCAACGCCGTCGACGCCGCGGCCCACCGCGAGCTGGCCGAGATCTGGCGCGACGCCGACCGCGACGACACCGTGCGGGCCGTCCTCGTCAGGGGCGAGGGCCGGGCCTTCTCCGCCGGCGGCGACCTGTCGATGATCGAGGAGATGATGGCCGACCACGCGACCAGGCTGCGCGTGTTCGGCGAGGCCCGCGACATCGTCTACAACGTGCTCAACTGCGGCAAGCCGATCGTCTCCGCGATCCAGGGCCCGGCCGTCGGCGCGGGGCTGGCGGTGGCGCTGCTCGCCGACATCTCCGTCGCCGGGCGCACCGCCCGCATCATCGACGGCCACACCCGCCTCGGCGTCGCCGCCGGCGACCACGCCGCCATCGTCTGGCCGCTGCTGTGCGGCCTGGCCAAGGCGAAATACCACCTGCTGCTGTGCGAGCCGGTCACCGGCGAGGAGGCCGAGCGCATGGGGCTGGTCAGCGTCTGCGTCGACGACGACCAGGTGCACGATCGGGCCATGGAGCTTGCCGTCCGGCTGGCGTCCGGCGCGCAGGAGGCGATCAGGCTGACCAAGTACGCGCTCAACAACTGGCTGCGCCTGGCCGGGCCGTCCTTCGACGCCTCGCTGGCGATGGAGTTCCTCGGCTTCACCGGCCCCGACGTCGCCGAGGGCGTGCGCGCCCTGCGGGAGAAGCGCCCGCCGGCCTTCGGCTGACGAAGGGCGTGTGCTTCCCCGTGCTCCGGGTAGGCGCAGGCCAATGACGGACCGTCCGGCGAGGTCGAGAACGCCGCCCCGGCGGACGGGCCGGGAAGGTGGCGGCAGCCGGCCGCGTGCGGGACGACGAAGAAGGGGGTTGCGCGCACGCGGGCACCGGGGCGACCCGGGCCGGAGCCGCCGAGGCGATGGCGCCCCGCGCACCCGCCCACCGGGGCCGGGACGGCGCCGAAGACCCTGCCGACGGGCCCGCCCGTCACGATCACGTCAGGGCCCGTGCGTGATCGGTGAGGCGAGGCAGGCAGGGATGGTCGGCCCCCGGGCGCACCGCGCGGGCGAGCACCTGTGGCGTGAGGTGGTTGAGCCAGAGCTTCCTCCGCCTCGGGTGCGCCCCGCCCCACCCCCTGGTGCTCACGCCCGGGGCCGCCGGGCGTGGAAGACGAACGCCGGCGGGGCGTTGCGCCACACCGTCCGCCCCGGCACGACCTCCTCGAACCGCTCGGCCAGCAGCGCGCGGAAGCGCCGCGCCGAGCTGAGCGGGATCGCGTGGATGTAGGAGAAGGTGGTGAACGCGGCGCCCTGACCCATCGCCGCCGTCACCGCCCCCAGCAGGTCCCGCTGGGCCCGCTCGGGGAAGGCCGCCCACGGCAGCCCGCTGACCACCACGTCCGCCTGCCTCAGCCCCCGCTCCCGCAGCAGCTCGCCCAGCCGGCCCGCGTCCGCGTGCGCCACGTCGACCAGGGGGAACCGCGCGGCGAGCAGCCGCGCCATCGGCGCGTTCAGCTCCACCGCCAGATGGTGGCCGCGCCCGCCCAGCCGCTGCTGGATCTCCGCCGTGAAGGGCCCCGTGCCCGGCCCCAGCTCGACGACCGTGGGCTCGCCGCGCTCCGGCACCGGCGCGCAGACGGCCGCGGCCAGCCGCCGCGAGCTGGGGGCGACCGCGCCGATCACGGCGGGGGAGCGCAGGAACTGGCCGAGAAAAAGTGCGGTGTCGTTGGACATGCGATGAAAGTACGGCCAAGATCCCTCTACACCGCTCCACCCACCGGGCGTACCTGCGGCCAGTAGGAGGAGGCGGGATCCTTCGACCGGAGGATCAGCGGTTCACGGCAGGCGGCTAGCGTGAGTGCATGCGTTGGCGCGGTGTTCCTCCACCTCCAACACCGCGCAGATCCTCCTCTGCGTCGCGGTCGGCGTGGCCGGGTTCCGCTCCGGGCGGCGGGGCACGGCGGTGGCTGCGGCGGCCGCCGTCGCCGCGACCGCGGTCAACATCGCCGACCCCGGCATCGCGCTCACGGTCAACAGCTGGATGTACTCGGTCCTGCTGCCGGTCGTCCCCGCCGTGCTCGGCGCGTACCTGCGCGGCTCGGCGGATCCGCTGGAGGAGCGCGACGTCACCCCCGACGCCCTGCTGGCCGCCGGCGGCGTGGCCATCACCGTGCTCAGCACCTGGACCACCTGGCACTCCGGCAGCCAGCCCGTCTGGGTGGTCGGGCTGCTGGCCGTGGTCGGCGGCCTGTCGCTGGGCGTGGCCAGGCGGCTGCCCGGGCTGGTCCTCCTCGGCCAGGGCGTGCTGCTGGTGTGCGCCGACACCTATCTCAACGAGGCCGTCAACACCTGCGTGATCCTCACGCTCGTCGCCGTCGGCGTGTTCGCCATGCGGGTGGCGTCGTGGTGGTGGCTGGTGGCGGCGTACGTCGCCGGCTGCCTGCTGACGGCCGTCGCCGTCGTCGGCGAGGACACCGAGGTCACGCCGTTCCGCGCCGGCGTGCTCATGATGCTGGTCGCCACGCCCATCGCCATCGGCCGCTACCTCGGCATGCGGCAGGCCGCCGCGGCCGCCGAGCGGCTGCGCGCCGAGGAGGCCGCCCGCGCGGCCGTCGCCCAGGTGCGGGCCGACCAGCTCGCCGAGCGCGAGCGCATCGCCCGCGACGTGCACGACATCGTCGCCCACCACGTGGGCGCCATGGTGCTGCGGGCCAGCGCCGCCCGCTACACCGCGCCCGACGGCCCGGTCGCCGACGCGCTCACCGACATCCGCGAGACCGGCCACCAGGTGCTGCAGGACCTGCGCGACCTGCTCGACCTGCTGCGCGAGCCCGAGCGCCAGCCGCACCTGCTGGCCGACCCCACCGACGTGGTCCGCGAGTCGGCCGAGCGCATGGCCGCCGCCGGCCTCGTCGTGGACCTCCACCTCGACCCCGCCACCGACCAGGCCCCCCTCACCGCCCGCGCGTCCGCGGCCCGCATCGTCCAGGAAGGACTCACGAACGTGCTCAAACACGCCGGCCCCGGCACCCGGGTCAGCGTCACCGTCGCCCCCGAGGGCGAGGGGCTGTCGGTGGAGATCCGCAACGGCCGCCCGCCCACCGCCATCGAACGTCTGCCGTCCTCCGGGCGCGGCCTGGCCGGCATGCGCGAGCGGGTACGCGCCCTCGGCGGCACCCTGAGCGCCGGCCCCGACGGCGAGGGCGGCTGGCTGCTGGCCGCGAGCCTGCCGGCGAGGAGCGCCACGTGATCCGCGTCCTGGTGGCCGACGACCAGGCGCTGGTCCGGGCGGGCGTGCGCATGCTGCTGGAGGCCGCGGGCGACATGGAGGTCGTGGGGGAGGCCGAGGACGGGGCCGAGGCGGTCCGCCTGGCCGAGCGGCACCTGCCCGACGTGGTCCTCATGGACCTGCGCATGCCGCGGGTGGACGGGCTGGAGGCGATCAAGCGGGTGCTGGCCGCGCGGCCGGGCACCAGGATCGTCGTGCTGACCACGTTCGCCGAGGACGCCAACGTCCACGCCGCGCTGCGCGCCGGAGCGGTCGGGTTCCTGGTCAAGGACGACGAGCCGGAGCGGATGGTGGACGCCGTGCGCCGGGCCGCCGCCGGGGAGCAGCTCCTCGCGCCGTCCGTGCTGCGCCGCGTCGTCGACCGTTTCCTCGCCGCCGAGGAGCAGGCCGCCGCCCCGGTGCCCGCCGGGCTGACCGAGCGGGAGCTGGAGGTGCTCGCCCTGGTCGGCACCGGCCTGTCCAACGCCGAGATCGCCGAGGAGCTGCACGTCGGCGTGACGACGGTCAAGACCCACATCGCCGCCGCGATGGACAAGCTGGGGCTGCGCAACCGCATCCAGGCCGCCGTGGTCGCCCACCGCGCCGGCCTGGTGGACGCCTCCTTCCGCCCGGTCACCGGCACGAGGTCCCGCACCGACCCGCCTCGGAAGGGCTCTCCGCCGTGGCCGGAACCGCGGTCGTGAACCGGCTCCGCCGTGTGGCGGACCGGTTCTCATCCCGCAGGCTGACGACGCCCCGAGGCCGCCGTCGCCACCATGAGGTCCCGCACCGACCCTCCTCGGAAAGGACCTCCGACATGGAAAGAACCACGGTCATGGACCGGCCCGCCGCCGCCCAGGTCTCCGCCGGCCTGCTGTACGCGCTCCGCGTGGCGATCATCGCCCAGGCGGCCGCGCTGCTGGTGGCGGCCTCGTTCGCCGGGCAGGCGGTCGAGACCGAGTCGCTGGCCGAGACGCACGTGATGGCCGGGATGGTGGTCCACCTCGTCGCCCTGGTGCAGATCGTGCTCGCCGTGCTCGTCTGGCGTCCCGGCCGCGGCGCGGGCTGGCCCGCCCTGGCCGGCCTCGCGCTGTTCGTCCTCGGCATGGCCCAGCACTTCACCTGGGCGGTCCTGGGGGCGCACCTGCCGAACGGCGTGATGCTGTTCGGGCTGATCCTCGCGCTGCTGATCTGGTCGTGGTCACCGGCGGCCGCCCGGCGCCGCTAGTCTCGTCAGTGTGTACGTCAAGATCTGCGGCCTGAGCGAGCCCGCCCACGTGGCCGCCGCCGTCGAGGCGGGCGCCGACGCCGTCGGGTTCGTCATGACCCGCAGCCCGCGCCGCGTCGAGCCCGAGCGCGCCGCCGAGCTGGCCGCGCTGGTGCCCGCGCACGTCCTGACCGTCGGCGTCTTCCGCGGCGAGGACCCTGAGACGGTCCGGGCGGCGGCGCTGACCTCCGGCGTGCGGGCGATCCAGCTCCACGGCCGGCACCCGCACGCCGACTTCCTCGCCCTGAGCGACCTCGGCGTCACCCTGGTCCGCGCCGTCGACTCCGGGGCCGACCTGCGCTGCGGCGCCTACGACGAGGATCTCCTCCTGGTCGACGCCCCGCACGCCGGCTCCGGGCAGCCGTGGGACTGGGCGGCCGTGCGCGGCCGGCCGTCGGGCCGCTGGCTGCTGGCCGGCGGCCTGTCCCCGGGCAACGTGGCCGAGGCGGTCGCCGCCGCCGGCCCGTGGGGGGTCGACGTGTCGAGCGGCGTCGAGACCGCGCCCGGGGTGAAGGATTCCGCTCTCATCGAGGCGTTCCTCAAGGCGGTGCGCGGTGCCCGCTGAGCACGGCCGGTCGCGGAGGACGTGATGGACGACTTCGCCCACCTGGCCCCCTTACGCCGTGAGAGCGACGCGGCCGACCTGGCCCGCGCGCTCGCGTTCCTGCGCGGCTTCGCCCGCCGCCGCGCCCCGCGCGAGGTGCCCGTCCCCGGCGGGGTGGCCGTGCTCGACGAGCGTTACCCCGGCTCCTACGACGACAACCGCCTCCTCGTGTGGGAGCCCGCCGAGCCCGCGGAGGTGCTGCGGGCCGCCGACGAGGTCCTGGCCGGCCGCGCCCACCGGCTGGTGGCGGTCGCCGGCGACCGCCTCGGCGAGGCGTTCGCGCCCGCGTTCGCCCGCGCCGGCTACGCGCACGAGACCGATCTCGTCATGGCCTTCCGCGGCGCCGTCCCCGAGGACCCGCCCCCGGCCGAGCCCCTGGAGCTCGCCGAGCTGGTGGAGGTGCTGCGCCGCGACTGGCGCCGCAGCCTGCCCGAGGTGGGCGACGAGGTGATCGACGGGCTGGCCCGGCGCGTCGAGAACCGCGTCGCGGGCGCCGACCTGGTCGCCTTCCGCGGCGTGCGCGCCCCCGGCGGTGAGCTCGCCGCCCGCGCCGACCTCTACCTGCACGGCGGCGTCGCCCAGATCGAGGACGTCCATACGGCCGAGGAGCACCGGGGCAGGGGCCACGCCCGCGCGCTGCTGACCGCGCTGCTCGCCGAGGCGGCCGGCGCCGAGCTGATCTTCCTGGTGGCCGACGCGGCGGACTGGCCGAAGGACTTCTACGCCCGGCTCGGCTTCGCCGTGCTCGGCCGCACGCATTCCTTCCTGCGCGCCTGACCGCCTCCGGGGGACGGGCCCGGCCGCCTGCGCGGGAACCTGGCGCACTCAGTAGGGTCTGCTGCGTGAGCGAAACTTCCGCCGAGGACCGGATCTGGACGGTTCCCAACCTGCTGAGCTTCCTGCGCCTTCTCGGTGTGCCCGTGTTCCTGTGGCTGGTTCTCGGGCCGAAGGCGGACGGGTGGGCGATCGGGATCCTCGCCGTCGCGGGCTTCACCGACTGGCTCGACGGAAAGATCGCGCGGGCGTTCAACCAGACCAGCAAGCTCGGCCGGATCATCGACCCGGCCGCCGACAAGCTCTACGTCTTCGCCACGATCCTGGCGCTGCTGCTGCGGGAGGTGATCCCGTGGTGGCTGGTGCTGGTCATCCTGGCGCGCGAGCTCTTCGTCGCGAGTTCCTTCCCCGTCCTCCGCAAGCACGGCTACCGGGCACTTCAGGTGCATTTCCTGGGCAAGGCCGCGATGTTCAACCTCATGTACGCCTTCCCCCTCCTCTTCCTTGCCTCCCACTCCGGGTGGTATGCCGATATAGCCCGGATCGTCGGCTGGGCCTTCGCCCTCTGGGGGACGGGCCTGTACTGGTGGGCCGGACTGCTGTACGTGGTGCAGGTGCGCCGGCTCGTGACCTCGGCCAAGAAGGAGTGAGCGGGTGAAGGCGGTCGTCATGGCGGGCGGGGAGGGCACGCGGCTGCGGCCGATGACCGCCAACCAGCCCAAACCCCTCCTGCCGGTGGTCAACCGCCCGATCATGGAGCACGTCCTGCGCCTGCTCAAACGGCACGGCATCACCGAGACCGTGGTGACCGTGCAGTTCCTGGCGGCGCTGGTGCGCAACTACTTCGGCGACGGCGACGAGCTGGGCATGCATCTCCAGTACGCCACCGAGGACGTCCCCCTCGGCACCGCCGGCAGCGTCAAGAACGCCGCCGACCGCCTGCGCGACGACCGGTTCCTGGTGATCTCCGGAGACGCTCTCACGGACATCGATTTATCCGAAATGATCCGGTTTCATCGGGAAAATTCGGCACTTGTCACCATCGGACTCAAGCGCGTCCCCAACCCCCTCGAATTCGGGATCATCATCGTCGACGAGGGCGGGCGCGTGCAGCGCTTCCTGGAGAAGCCGACCTGGGGCCAGGTCTTCTCCGACACCGTCAACACGGGCATCTACATCATGGAGCCCGAGATCCTCGACGCCGTCGCCACCGGCGAGCCCGTCGACTGGTCGGGCGACGTCTTCCCCGCCCTGCTGGAGCGCGGCGCCGCCATCTACGGCCACGTCGCCGGCGGCTACTGGGAGGACGTCGGCACGCACGAGAGCTACCTCAAGGCCCAGGCCGACGCCCTGTCCGGCAAGGTCGAGCTGGACCTCGGCGGCTTCGAGCTCTCGCCCGGCGTCTGGGTCGCCGAGTCCGCCTCGGTCGACCCCGACGCCGTGCTCAAGGGCCCGCTGCTCGTCGGCGACTACGCCAAGGTCGAGGCGGGCGCCGAGCTGCGCGAGTACACCGTGCTCGGCAACAACGTCGTGGTGCGCGAGGGCGCCTTCCTGCACCGCGCGATCGTCCACGACAACGTCTACCTGGGCCCCGGCGCCCACTTACGCGGCTGCGTCGTCGGCAAGAGCACCGACGTCATGACCGGCGCCCGCATCGAGGAGAACGCGGTCATCGGCGACGAGTGCGTCATCGAGTCCGAGGCGTACGTCTCCAGCGGCGTCAGGGTCTACCCGTTCAAGACCATCGAGGCCGGCGCGGTCGTCAACACCAGCGTCATCTGGGAGTCGCGGGGCCAGCGCAGCCTGTTCGGCCCCCGCGGCGTCAGCGGCCTGGTCAACGTCGAGATCACCGCCGAGCTGTGCGTCCGCCTGGCCAGCGCCTACGCCACCACCCTGAAGAAGGGCGAGTACGTCGTCACCGCCCGCGACTGCTCGCTCGCCGCCCGCGCGCTCAAGCGGGCCGTCAACGGCGCGCTCACCGCCGGGGCGATCAACGT is part of the Nonomuraea coxensis DSM 45129 genome and encodes:
- a CDS encoding mannose-1-phosphate guanyltransferase; its protein translation is MKAVVMAGGEGTRLRPMTANQPKPLLPVVNRPIMEHVLRLLKRHGITETVVTVQFLAALVRNYFGDGDELGMHLQYATEDVPLGTAGSVKNAADRLRDDRFLVISGDALTDIDLSEMIRFHRENSALVTIGLKRVPNPLEFGIIIVDEGGRVQRFLEKPTWGQVFSDTVNTGIYIMEPEILDAVATGEPVDWSGDVFPALLERGAAIYGHVAGGYWEDVGTHESYLKAQADALSGKVELDLGGFELSPGVWVAESASVDPDAVLKGPLLVGDYAKVEAGAELREYTVLGNNVVVREGAFLHRAIVHDNVYLGPGAHLRGCVVGKSTDVMTGARIEENAVIGDECVIESEAYVSSGVRVYPFKTIEAGAVVNTSVIWESRGQRSLFGPRGVSGLVNVEITAELCVRLASAYATTLKKGEYVVTARDCSLAARALKRAVNGALTAGAINVLDLEAAPLPVARFHTGREGAAGGIALRTTPGDPQSVDIVIMDGRGADLAPGAQRKLERVFSRQEFRRAFPGEIAELTHPSRAIEDYAHELLRHVGVGDVRDMKVVVDCAGGTSSLVLPTLLGRVGVDVLTVNARLDDVSPTETLAERRRDLQRLSELVSSSRAAFGVRFDPVGERIALVDEMGQLIDEERALLVVLDLVAAERRGGRVALPVTTTRVAEQVCRFHGVQVQWTSTSLDALTAAVAGPDMIFAADGRGGFVVPEFSPAIDGLAAFMRLLGLVARTRLSLSQIDARIPEVRLLRRTVPTPWAAKGAVMRSVIEAAEAEPAGYRVDTTDGVRVARDDGSWVLVLPAATEPVTDLWAEAADMDGAQALLERWARVVERAAG